Within Corallococcus exiguus, the genomic segment TCCGCCTGCCAGGCCTCTACCTGACCGTGGAGGCAGGCAACACGACCGCGCTCGTGCCCGCCAGGCAGGTGCAGGAGGTGGTGCGGCTGGTGGCGCTGGATCCGCTGCCCGGCGCGCCGGTGCACGTGTCCGGTTCATTCGTCTACCGCGGCAGCCCGGCGGTGGTGGTGGACGTGGCGCGCCTGATGGGCGTCAAGCGCACGCCGGATCTGGACTCGCTGCTGGTGGTGGTGGACGCGGGCCGCATGGTGGCGCTGCTGGTGGACCGGGTGAAGGACCTGGTGGAGACGCCGGTGCTGGTGGACGGCTCGCAGAGCGGCGAGGAGAAGCTGCCGTGGGACGGCACCGGGCTGATGGCGGGCTTGTGCCGCACGCCGGAGGGCCTGCGCCCGCTCCTGCGCACGAGCGCGCTGCTGAACGGGACGGAGGGCCTGTGAGCGACGGGCTTCTCGACGACGCCACGCTCGCGAAGGTCGAGGAGGTGCTCCAGGGCGCCTGCGGCCTGACGCTCGCGAGCAGCCTGCGTCGCTCGTTGGAGCCCGCGCTGTCCCGCGCGGCGCTGTCGCGCAACCTGTCCGAGACGGCCTTCCTGCGCCAGTTGCTCATTCGCGAGCCGACGGCGGTGGAGGCGTTCATCGAGCACGCCGTCATCGGCGAGACCTACTTCTTCCGCCACCCGGAGCACCTGCGCGCGCTGGCGTCCCGGGCGCGCCTGCACCAGGGCGGCCCGTTCAACGTCTGGAGCGCTGGCTGCGCGAGCGGCGAGGAGCCCTACAGCATCGCCATGGCGCTGATGGACGCGGGGCTGGGCAACGGCGGGCGCTTCCGCGTGCTGGCGACGGACGTGTCCGGCCGGGCCCTGCAGCGCGCGAAGGCCGGCGTGTACAGCCCGTGGTCGCTGCGGCGCATCGAGCCGGACCTGGAGAAGCGCTTCCTCGTTCCGCACCCGGGCTCGTCGGGAAATGACACGCAGCACTCCGTCACTCCGGAGGTCGTGCGCACGGTGGACTTCCGCCGCCACAACCTGGCCACGGACGCGGTGCCGTCCCTGGGCTTCCACGCCATCTTCTGCCGCAACGTCCTCATCTACTTCACGCCGGAGCTGGTGCGCGCGGTGCTGAGCCGGCTGGTGAGCGCGCTCGCGCCGGGCGGGCTGCTCTTCGTGTCGCCCGCGGAGGTGCCGCTCACCAACGGGATGGGGCTGGAGACGCTGGACGTGGACGGCACCCCCGTCCTGCGCATGCCCTTGGAGCAGCTGTGGACCGCGGGCGAGTCCGCCACCGTGTCCCCTCCGCGTCGCGACGCGGCCTCGGCCTTCACCGCCGCCTCGCTCCGCCGGGAGACGCCGGTGCCGGGCAGCTTGCGGATTTCGTCCCGCCGCCCCACGCCGTCCGCTCCCATGGCGGTCTACTCGGCGCGGCCGTCCAGCCCGGCTCCGGTGGCGGACGCCCCGCGTGCCCAGGCGTCCACGCCGGCGGCTCGCGCGGCCCAGGACGCGGGACTGCTGACGCGGGCGCTGGAGGCGGCGCACGCGGGCCACTTCGAGGAGGCGGAGGCGCTGGCGCGCGAGGCGGCGCGGGCGCTGTCTCCGGAGGCGTACCTGCTCCTGGCGATGGTGGCCGAATCGCGCAACGATCTGGACGCGGCGGTGGAAGCGGTGCGCAAGGCGCTGTATCTGGAGCCGCAGCTGGCGCTGGGACATGCGACGCTGGTGGCGCTCTACAGCCGCCTGGATCGGCGCGAGGACGCGGAGCGCGCGAGGCAGAACGCGCTGCGCGCGCTGGATGGATTGGATGACGAGCACCCGCTGCGAGGCGTGGAGACGACGATGACGGCGGGGGGCTTGCGGCAGGCGCTGGCTCCCCGGCCTTCGCAGATGGGCTGGCAGGGCGCGCGCTGAAGTCGTGGGGCGCGCCGGTACACGTGAGGTGGGGACAACGTGGAAGCGAAAGGTTTGAAGATGGCGTCGCCTCAAGGGGCGGATTCGACCAGGCTCAGCCTGCGGACGAAGATCCTCGGGGGCACGGGCATCTTCGGCGTCGTGCTGGTCGGCATCCTGACCTTCGCGTTCTGGATGCAGATGAGCGATGGCCTGCTGGATGAGCTGACCAAGCGCTCGCGCGCGGTGGGCATCGGCATGGCGTTCGCCGTGGGTGCGTCCGCCGCGGCGAACGACGCGATGATGCTCCAACTGGGCACCGACGCGGCTCTCAAGAGCGTGCCGGACATCGCGTACATCGTCATCCGCGACGCGAGCGGCAAGGTGCTGGCGCGCTCCGCGGACGAGCACTTCGCGACCGCCGCCGCCGTGGAGCCCGCGGACGGCGACGCGGTGGTGGACCGCCTGCTGACGGCGGGCACGCTGCCCGTGGTGGAGACGACGGCGCCCATCCTCTTCGGCCCGCCGGGCGGCGCGCTCAAGCGCGTGGGCACCGTGCAGCTGGCGCTGGACCGCGAGGCGCTGGCGGACTCGCTGTCCTCCAGCACCTGGCGCACCGCGGGCCTGGGCCTGCTGGTGCTGGTGCTGGGCCTGCTGGCGGCGGCCGGCATGGCCAGCCTGTTCATCCAGCCGCTGGAGCGGCTGGCCCGCGCGGCGGTGGGCATCGCGGCGGGGGACCTGCGCCAGCAGATCGACACGACCGGCACGGACGAGATTGGCGAACTGGCGGGCAGCTTCGCCACCATGGCGGACGCGCTGGTGCACCTGCTGCACGACCTGCGCGGCGCGGCCACGGACCTGGAGCACGAGGCCGCGGGCGTGCTGGCCACCTCCACGCAGCAGTCCGCGATGGCGCACCAGCAGGCGTCCGCCATCAACGAGACGAGCACCACGGTGGCGGAGATCGCCCAGACCTCCAAGCAGGCCACGTCCTACGCGGACGCGGTCATCGCCCAGAC encodes:
- a CDS encoding chemotaxis protein CheW, with protein sequence MAETPRVPVPPQARRLSVQQRLSALEAEQNQLRQELVTLQGEVRLPGLYLTVEAGNTTALVPARQVQEVVRLVALDPLPGAPVHVSGSFVYRGSPAVVVDVARLMGVKRTPDLDSLLVVVDAGRMVALLVDRVKDLVETPVLVDGSQSGEEKLPWDGTGLMAGLCRTPEGLRPLLRTSALLNGTEGL
- a CDS encoding CheR family methyltransferase, producing the protein MSDGLLDDATLAKVEEVLQGACGLTLASSLRRSLEPALSRAALSRNLSETAFLRQLLIREPTAVEAFIEHAVIGETYFFRHPEHLRALASRARLHQGGPFNVWSAGCASGEEPYSIAMALMDAGLGNGGRFRVLATDVSGRALQRAKAGVYSPWSLRRIEPDLEKRFLVPHPGSSGNDTQHSVTPEVVRTVDFRRHNLATDAVPSLGFHAIFCRNVLIYFTPELVRAVLSRLVSALAPGGLLFVSPAEVPLTNGMGLETLDVDGTPVLRMPLEQLWTAGESATVSPPRRDAASAFTAASLRRETPVPGSLRISSRRPTPSAPMAVYSARPSSPAPVADAPRAQASTPAARAAQDAGLLTRALEAAHAGHFEEAEALAREAARALSPEAYLLLAMVAESRNDLDAAVEAVRKALYLEPQLALGHATLVALYSRLDRREDAERARQNALRALDGLDDEHPLRGVETTMTAGGLRQALAPRPSQMGWQGAR
- a CDS encoding methyl-accepting chemotaxis protein; translated protein: MASPQGADSTRLSLRTKILGGTGIFGVVLVGILTFAFWMQMSDGLLDELTKRSRAVGIGMAFAVGASAAANDAMMLQLGTDAALKSVPDIAYIVIRDASGKVLARSADEHFATAAAVEPADGDAVVDRLLTAGTLPVVETTAPILFGPPGGALKRVGTVQLALDREALADSLSSSTWRTAGLGLLVLVLGLLAAAGMASLFIQPLERLARAAVGIAAGDLRQQIDTTGTDEIGELAGSFATMADALVHLLHDLRGAATDLEHEAAGVLATSTQQSAMAHQQASAINETSTTVAEIAQTSKQATSYADAVIAQTQKSESLSAQGQKVVTESVEGMEKLGEQVKAIALAITDLNERTLQISDIIGQVKDVAEQSNLLALNASIEAAKAGEHGRGFAVVATEMRTLAEQSRMAAEQVRVLLGEVQKGTRLAVTTTDEGSRRAQAAMELARGAGSTILGLSEVIRESSGAARQIAGNTRQQTIGVEQIATAMGELTSAMSDSVEGTRRIEQVAGNLSILSKRFSELVGRYQL